The following proteins come from a genomic window of Lolium rigidum isolate FL_2022 chromosome 5, APGP_CSIRO_Lrig_0.1, whole genome shotgun sequence:
- the LOC124651231 gene encoding peroxidase 43-like: MANGILLTRAPAALTVAFLLLLGTVGVSVNGQLQFGYYSDECPGAEDIVTAVVQQAAASDATILPALVRLQFHDCFVRGCDASVLITSTGSAAEVNNNKHQGLRGQDVVEAAKAAIEDQCPGVVSCADIIALASRDAIAMTNGPSFQVPTGRRDGLSSNLRDADVLPDVSDSIQVLRNKFAASGLNDRDLVLLTAAHTIGTTACFFVKDRLYGYRGGAGSDPSIPAPFLSELKSRCAPGDFNTRLPLDRGSEFSFDDNIYRNIRAGLVPIASDAALDASNATAALVASYLGAAAPSFAQEFVGAMVKMGTIGAITGDAGEVRDVCWSFNSN; encoded by the exons ATGGCTAACGGCATCCTTCTGACAAGGGCGCCGGCAGCACTAACGGTGGCGTTCCTGCTGCTCCTCGGAACAGTCGGCGTCTCCGTGAACGGTCAGCTCCAGTTCGGGTACTACTCCGATGAGTGCCCTGGCGCcgaggacatcgtcaccgccgtcgtGCAGCAGGCCGCCGCCTCCGACGCCACCATCCTCCCCGCACTCGTCCGCCTCCAGTTCCACGACTGCTTCGTTAGG GGCTGCGACGCGTCGGTGCTGATCACGAGCACGGGCAGCGCCGCCGAGGTGAACAACAACAAACACCAGGGCCTCCGCGGCCAGGACGTCGTCGAAGCCGCCAAGGCGGCGATCGAGGACCAGTGCCCCGGAGTcgtctcctgcgccgacatcATCGCCCTCGCCTCCcgggacgccattgccatg ACGAACGGGCCGTCGTTCCAGGTGCCGACGGGGCGGCGGGACGGGCTGTCGTCGAACCTCCGAGACGCCGACGTGCTGCCGGACGTCAGCGACTCCATCCAGGTGCTCCGCAACAAGTTCGCCGCCAGTGGCCTCAACGACCGCGACCTTGTCCTCCTCACAG CGGCGCACACCATCGGCACGACGGCGTGCTTCTTCGTCAAGGACCGGCTGTACGGCTACCGCGGCGGCGCGGGGTCGGACCCGTCGATCCCGGCGCCGTTCCTGTCGGAGCTCAAGTCCCGGTGCGCGCCTGGCGACTTCAACACGCGCCTGCCGCTGGACCGCGGCAGCGAGTTCAGCTTCGACGACAACATCTACCGCAACATCCGGGCCGGCCTCGTCCCCATCGCCTCCGACGCCGCGCTCGACGCCAGCAACGCCACCGCCGCGCTCGTCGCGTCCTACCTCGGCGCCGCGGCACCCAGCTTCGCGCAGGAATTCGTGGGCGCCATGGTCAAGATGGGCACCATCGGCGCCATCACCGGCGACGCCGGCGAGGTCAGGGACGTCTGCTGGTCCTTCAACTCCAACTGA
- the LOC124652811 gene encoding probable thiamine biosynthetic bifunctional enzyme, chloroplastic, which translates to MSLAPPEPILRPHPRPCISSFTSPRRRTHPSPRPRPCRLAAAREMPWPHVLTVAGSDSGAGAGIQADLKACAALGAYCSTVITAVTAQNTAGVQGVHLVPEEFIREQLNSVLSDMSVDVVKTGMLPSTGIIQILCESLRKFPVKALVVDPVMVSTSGDSLSDPSTLTNYRDELFAMADIVTPNVKEASKLLGGVSLHTVSDMRDAAASIYKFGPRCVLVKGGDMPDSSEAIDVFYDGKEFVELRGHRIKTRNTHGTGCTLASSIAAELAKGSTMLHAVQVAKNYVESALHHSEDLIIGNGPQGPFDHLFRLKCPPYNIGSQQSFNPDSLFLYAVTDSRMNKKWGHTIKDAVKAAIEGGATIVQLREKDAESREFLEAAKACVEICKSSGVPLLINDRVDIALACNADGVHVGQSDVSAREVRELLGPGKIIGVSCKTPAQAEQAWNDGADYIGCGGVFPTTTKANNPTLGFDGLKTVCVASKLPVVAIGGINATNAGSVMELGLPNLKGVAVVSALFDRECVMTETRNLRSILTNAVCSV; encoded by the exons ATGTCGCTCGCACCACCGGAACCAATCCTCCGCCCACACCCGCGCCCCTGcatctcctccttcacctccccacGGCGGCGGACGCACCCTTCCCCACGACCCCGCCCGTGCAGGCTCGCCGCGGCGCGCGAGATGCCGTGGCCGCACGTGCTCACGGTGGCGGGCTCCgactccggcgccggcgccggcatcCAGGCCGACCTCAAGGCATGCGCCGCCCTGGGGGCATACTGCtccaccgtcatcaccgctgTCACCGCCCAGAACACCGCCGGCGTCCAG GGGGTCCATCTCGTGCCGGAGGAATTCATCCGGGAGCAGCTCAACTCGGTTCTTTCGGACATGTCGGTGGATGTG GTGAAAACAGGAATGCTCCCTTCAACTGGAATTATCCAAATTCTGTGTGAGAGTCTCAGGAAGTTTCCAGTCAAAG CTTTAGTGGTGGATCCAGTTATGGTGTCCACAAGTGGAGATAGTCTTTCAGATCCATCTACTCTCACCAACTATAG GGATGAACTATTTGCTATGGCTGATATAGTCACCCCAAATGTGAAAGAAGCGTCAAAATTACTTGGAGGTGTGTCTTTGCACACTGTTTCTGACATGCGTGATGCAGCAGCATCCATTTACAAGTTTGGTCCCAG ATGTGTACTTGTGAAAGGCGGGGACATGCCAGATTCGTCAGAAGCTATTGACGTATTTTATGATG GTAAGGAATTCGTCGAGCTTCGTGGACATCGTATAAAGACGCGTAACACACACGGAACTGGTTGCACTTTAGCTTCATCTATAGCGGCGGAGTTAGCAAAAGGTTCAACAATGCTGCATGCTGTTCAG GTGGCAAAGAACTATGTGGAATCTGCTCTTCATCACAGTGAAGACCTTATCATTGGAAATGGACCTCAAGGCCCTTTCGACCACCTTTTCAGGCTCAAGTGTCCTCCATACAATATCGGGTCACAGCAAAGCTTCAATCCGGATAGCCTCTTCCTGTATGCAGTGACAGATTCTAGGATGAATAAAAAGTGGGGACATACAATAAAAGATGCCGTGAAAGCTGCCATCGAAGGAGGCGCTACCATCGTCCAACTCAG AGAAAAAGATGCTGAATCACGAGAGTTCTTGGAGGCTGCCAAGGCTTGCGTGGAGATCTGCAAGTCCAGTGGAGTGCCACTGCTGATCAACGACCGTGTAGACATTGCCCTGGCATGCAACGCAGATGGTGTTCATGTTGGTCAGTCGGACGTTTCAGCACGGGAGGTGCGGGAGCTCCTAGGACCGGGCAAAATCATCGGTGTCTCGTGCAAGACTCCTGCTCAAGCCGAGCAGGCCTGGAACGACGGGGCGGACTACATTGGATGCGGCGGTGTCTTCCCAACCACGACGAAGGCGAACAATCCGACATTGGGATTTGATGGGCTGAAGACCGTCTGCGTGGCTTCGAAGTTGCCTGTGGTGGCCATTGGCGGCATCAACGCGACAAATGCAGGTTCGGTGatggagcttggcctcccgaatcTGAAAGGCGTCGCCGTGGTCTCCGCGCTCTTCGATCGTGAATGTGTGATGACGGAGACGAGGAACCTCAGATCTATCTTGACAAATGCGGTTTGCTCTGTTTAG
- the LOC124652810 gene encoding syntaxin-related protein KNOLLE-like, whose product MNDLMTDSFVGAAGAAQAQQGGGSASAASGDHGAEKLQAFLAEAEAAKNEMAALREELSQLQSAHEASKSLFRPGSSRAATQAALVRLLGSARRLRTRLASMDRRAPAPAAQATAGLRGRLQDLTAGVQTLRRQVSSDRRGDAARRYLAVAGEAPTEEQLDLLVASGGAGGADVDEAMRAAMLSSSEAAEVEGGLLELQQLFLDMAALVESQGPRLDDIEGQVAAAGQDVGAAEGELLDARQLQLAARRRKMWLGAGIAVFLLVVLAVAAVMVALALARQNGGSVQLAGAGLSDLVDLPF is encoded by the coding sequence ATGAACGACCTGATGACAGATTCGTTCGTCGGCGCCGCTGGGGCGGCGCAGGCTCAGCAAGGCGGCGGATCCGCCTCCGCCGCGAGCGGCGACCACGGCGCGGAGAAGCTGCAGGCGTtcctggcggaggcggaggcggccaaGAACGAGATGGCCGCGCTGCGCGAGGAGCTCTCCCAGCTGCAGTCCGCGCACGAGGCGTCCAAGTCCCTCTTCCGCCCCGGCTCGTCCCGAGCGGCCACGCAGGCGGCGCTCGTCCGCCTCCTCGGctccgcccgccgcctccgcacGCGCCTGGCGTCCATGGACCGCCGCGCGCCGGCCCCCGCCGCGCAGGCCACCGCGGGGCTCCGCGGGCGCCTCCAGGACCTCACCGCCGGGGTCCAGACGCTCCGGCGCCAGGTCTCGTCCGACCGCCGCGGGGACGCGGCCCGCCGGTACCTCGCCGTGGCCGGCGAGGCCCCCACCGAGGAGCAGCTGGACCTTCTCGTCGCCAGCGGCGGAGCGGGGGGCGCCGACGTGGACGAGGCGATGCGGGCGGCCATGCTGTCGTCCTcggaggcggcggaggtggagggcgGGCTCCTGGAGCTGCAGCAGCTGTTCCTCGACATGGCCGCGCTGGTGGAGTCCCAGGGCCCGCGGTTGGATGACATCGAGGGGCAAGTCGCGGCGGCGGGGCAGGACGTGGGCGCGGCCGAGGGCGAGCTGCTGGACGCCCGGCAGCTGCAACTCGCGGCGCGGCGGAGGAAGATGTGGCTGGGTGCGGGGATCGCGGTGTTTCTGCTCGTCGTCCTCGCCGTTGCGGCCGTCATGGTGGCTCTCGCGCTGGCGCGGCAAAACGGCGGCAGTGTACAGCTCGCCGGTGCCGGCCTATCCGACTTGGTGGATTTGCCTTTCTAG